TAACTCAATGTTAAATGGAGTTAATTTTATGATATCCCCTCAAATTATTGAACTGGAACAAAAGTTACGAGACTGTTCTCTTGAAGATAAAAAATGGTTATTGGAGCAGTTACATCAACAATTAGGATTGAATGATCAAAAAACAACTAAACAACAATTAATAGATAGTTGGAATGAAGCTTATAGTGATGGATTGGACGAATCAGAAACTTTGATGTTAGAGGGAATACGCCATCATCAACGCCAATTATCTGAGTAAATATGACGATTTTTCAAGGTGAGATTTATTGGATTGATTTAGGAGAACCACAAGGTTCTGAACCTGCTTATCTTCGTCCTTGTGTTGTGGTGCAAAATGATGCTCTGAATCAGTCACAAATTGGGACGGTTATTGTGTGTCCATTAACAACCAATTTGAGACGAGCAAAAGCTATTGGTAATGTTTTATTGAATGAGGGTGAAGGGAATTTACCTGA
This Microcystis wesenbergii NRERC-220 DNA region includes the following protein-coding sequences:
- a CDS encoding type II toxin-antitoxin system PemK/MazF family toxin, producing MTIFQGEIYWIDLGEPQGSEPAYLRPCVVVQNDALNQSQIGTVIVCPLTTNLRRAKAIGNVLLNEGEGNLPESSVVNVSQVFTVDKRLLTESIGRLSQEKIKLIIQGIKLVIEPQELE